The proteins below come from a single Juglans regia cultivar Chandler chromosome 12, Walnut 2.0, whole genome shotgun sequence genomic window:
- the LOC108992403 gene encoding malate dehydrogenase, cytoplasmic-like, whose amino-acid sequence MRVDATFPLLKDVVAMTDIVVETCTGVNMEVMGGGFPKKDDMERKDVMSKNISIYKSRVSALEKHATASCKVLVFANPQDVLSAPISSAAYSCNSQLVLATLTATMVHVLLFSGCDLWEQSKSVFGGSKKEDIHTKLMKKYKSAPTWWFIVILALNIVL is encoded by the coding sequence ATGAGGGTGGATGCTACATTTCCTCTACTCAAAGATGTTGTTGCTATGACTGATATTGTTGTTGAGACATGCACTGGGGTTAACATGGAAGTCATGGGTGGTGGGTTCCCAAAGAAAGATGACATGGAGAGGAAAGATGTGATgtcaaaaaatatatcaatttacaAGTCTCGGGTTTCTGCCCTTGAAAAGCATGCAACTGCAAGCTGCAAGGTTTTGGTTTTTGCCAACCCACAAGACGTGCTTTCAGCACCCATTTCTTCTGCTGCATACTCATGCAATAGTCAACTGGTTCTTGCCACACTTACTGCTACTATGGTGCACGTTTTGCTATTCAGTGGATGTGATTTATGGGAGCAAAGTAAAAGTGTCTTTGGAGGGAGTAAAAAGGAAGATATACATACCAAGCTTATGAAGAAGTACAAATCAGCTCCTACGTGGTGGTTTATTGTCATCCTTGCGTTGAacattgttctttaa